The following are encoded together in the Anaerolineae bacterium genome:
- the secE gene encoding preprotein translocase subunit SecE translates to MTVDEVTNSTKESSRSARRRRNREIAAAKDSSAAAQVVRKDRPAPVRREAQAGKGNIITRILRGIANYFTTTRAEIQKVTWPTRAESLRLSGIVLGVTVVSSIALGILDFFYGELFRIGFNAPVVFGVVALVLAVVVIGATWITRRT, encoded by the coding sequence ATGACCGTTGACGAGGTCACCAACAGCACCAAAGAAAGTAGCCGGAGCGCCCGGCGTCGGCGTAACCGCGAGATCGCGGCGGCCAAGGACTCCAGCGCTGCTGCGCAGGTCGTGCGCAAGGATCGGCCAGCCCCCGTCCGGCGGGAAGCCCAGGCCGGCAAGGGTAATATCATCACCCGTATCCTGCGGGGCATCGCCAATTACTTCACCACCACCCGCGCCGAAATCCAGAAGGTCACCTGGCCGACCCGTGCGGAAAGCCTGCGCCTCTCCGGGATCGTGCTCGGTGTGACGGTGGTCTCCTCGATCGCGCTGGGCATCCTTGATTTCTTCTATGGCGAACTGTTCCGTATCGGTTTCAACGCCCCCGTGGTCTTTGGGGTCGTAGCATTAGTCCTGGCCGTGGTCGTCATCGGTGCAACCTGGATCACGCGGCGGACCTAG
- a CDS encoding 50S ribosomal protein L1, with the protein MAKHGKRYIGALKQIDRSKLYSPEEAVRLVKELATAKFDETIEMHFRLGVDPRHADQQLRGTVVLPHGLGKEVRILVFAEGEAARIAQEAGADIIADDEIINKINDGWVEFDVALAVPEMMRKIGKLGRVLGRRGLMPSPKSGTLVQPEDLPQAIREARAGRVEFRNDRTANVHVPIGKASFEYQKLYENMVTMLDAIRRNKPSGVKGTYIKRIVITSTMGPGIRIDPVAAMDLRPAE; encoded by the coding sequence ATGGCCAAGCACGGCAAACGTTACATCGGGGCGCTCAAGCAAATCGATCGCTCCAAGCTTTACTCGCCAGAAGAAGCGGTCCGCCTGGTGAAGGAACTGGCCACCGCTAAATTCGACGAGACCATCGAGATGCACTTCCGCCTGGGGGTCGACCCGCGCCACGCCGACCAGCAACTGCGCGGCACAGTCGTCCTGCCGCATGGCCTGGGCAAGGAAGTCCGCATCCTGGTTTTTGCGGAAGGCGAAGCCGCACGAATCGCCCAGGAAGCCGGGGCCGATATCATCGCCGATGACGAGATCATCAACAAGATCAACGATGGCTGGGTCGAATTCGATGTCGCCCTGGCTGTACCGGAGATGATGCGCAAGATCGGCAAGCTGGGTCGTGTCCTGGGGCGCCGTGGCCTGATGCCCAGCCCCAAATCCGGCACACTGGTGCAGCCGGAAGACCTGCCGCAGGCCATCCGGGAAGCCCGCGCTGGCCGCGTCGAATTCCGCAACGACCGCACCGCCAATGTCCATGTGCCCATCGGCAAAGCCAGCTTTGAGTACCAGAAGCTTTACGAGAACATGGTGACGATGCTGGACGCCATTCGCCGCAACAAGCCCAGCGGTGTCAAGGGTACTTACATCAAGCGCATCGTGATCACGTCAACCATGGGGCCAGGCATCCGCATTGACCCGGTGGCGGCGATGGATCTCCGCCCGGCAGAGTAA
- the rpmG gene encoding 50S ribosomal protein L33, whose amino-acid sequence MAKKDIRIVVTLACTECKERNYTTQKNRRNDSGRLELKKYCSRCRTHTLHRETK is encoded by the coding sequence ATGGCCAAGAAGGACATTCGCATTGTGGTTACGCTGGCCTGCACCGAGTGTAAGGAACGTAACTACACAACACAGAAGAATCGTCGCAACGATTCCGGGCGGCTGGAACTTAAGAAGTACTGCTCGCGCTGCCGTACGCATACGTTGCACCGCGAAACCAAGTAG
- the rplK gene encoding 50S ribosomal protein L11, with protein sequence MAKKVKAVVTLQIAAGKANPAPPIGPALAQHGINLMAFCKEYNAKTSNRIGEIIPAEITIYQDGSFRFNLKSPPTAFLIRRAAGLEKGSSRPNTDKVGTITRAQLREIAEIKLKDLNAINIEGAMAQIEGTARSMGVKIVD encoded by the coding sequence ATGGCCAAAAAAGTCAAAGCTGTCGTCACCCTGCAAATTGCTGCTGGCAAGGCCAACCCGGCCCCGCCTATTGGCCCGGCCCTGGCCCAGCATGGCATCAACCTGATGGCGTTCTGCAAGGAATACAACGCCAAGACCAGCAACCGCATCGGCGAGATCATCCCGGCGGAAATCACCATCTATCAGGACGGCTCATTCCGCTTCAATCTCAAAAGCCCGCCCACAGCCTTCCTGATCCGCCGCGCCGCCGGTCTTGAAAAGGGATCGTCCCGTCCCAATACGGACAAGGTCGGCACGATCACCAGGGCGCAACTGCGCGAGATCGCCGAGATCAAGCTCAAGGACCTGAACGCCATCAATATCGAAGGCGCGATGGCCCAGATCGAAGGCACCGCCCGTAGCATGGGTGTCAAAATCGTCGACTGA
- a CDS encoding MFS transporter — protein sequence MNIPRQRSFWAIAVGHTTVDIFTSMGPVLLAFLSAQVLPVSNTQIGAAVSAQQLTGSLSQPLFGWLADRGGARWQRWLGAGGVLWTVIFLVIAVALAMTGQYWLMVVPYALAALGSGAFHPVGTMLAAEVDSDHAASNLSYFFLLGQAGLALGPALAGILLDRANPAGASVVTVTPIYVLGLLALLPIGLLAINMPSGRTRARHAVAASPGASASLPARALALLALVVMLRSMAQPGSVAFIPRLFQSKGWDPTEYGLITTSFWLASGIAGVIFGQLADRYDRRHVIAASLLLSVPALYLLPVSGEKPLAFGLAIAAGALTGGSHSVIVALAQSLIPGRKGLASGLTLGFLFATGAIGSLLIGGLSDQIGLASAFQVVALVVIAAGLAALWLPAGTQRRAAEPRQPEPASTQTR from the coding sequence ATGAATATCCCGCGCCAGCGATCCTTCTGGGCCATAGCCGTGGGTCACACCACCGTCGACATCTTCACCAGTATGGGGCCGGTGTTGCTGGCCTTCCTCAGCGCACAGGTCCTGCCAGTCAGCAACACGCAGATCGGTGCGGCGGTCAGCGCCCAGCAGCTCACCGGATCGCTCAGCCAGCCGTTGTTCGGCTGGCTGGCCGATCGCGGCGGAGCACGCTGGCAACGCTGGCTGGGCGCAGGTGGGGTGCTGTGGACGGTGATCTTCCTGGTGATCGCTGTGGCCCTGGCCATGACCGGTCAGTACTGGTTGATGGTTGTTCCCTACGCCCTGGCCGCGCTGGGCAGCGGGGCCTTCCACCCGGTCGGGACGATGCTGGCCGCCGAGGTAGACAGCGACCACGCAGCGAGTAACCTCTCTTATTTTTTCCTGCTGGGCCAGGCCGGGCTGGCGCTTGGTCCTGCGCTGGCCGGTATTCTGCTCGACCGGGCCAACCCGGCCGGTGCCAGCGTAGTCACCGTGACGCCCATCTATGTCCTTGGTCTGCTGGCGCTGCTCCCGATCGGCCTGCTGGCGATCAATATGCCGTCCGGGCGCACCCGCGCGCGTCATGCCGTCGCAGCGTCGCCGGGGGCCAGCGCCAGCCTGCCAGCCAGGGCGCTGGCGCTGCTGGCCCTGGTGGTCATGCTACGCAGCATGGCCCAGCCGGGATCGGTCGCCTTTATCCCCCGTCTGTTCCAATCCAAAGGCTGGGACCCGACCGAGTACGGCCTGATCACCACCTCGTTCTGGCTGGCTTCTGGCATTGCAGGCGTGATCTTCGGGCAACTGGCCGACCGTTACGACCGCCGCCATGTCATCGCCGCCAGCCTGCTGCTCTCCGTCCCAGCGCTGTACCTGCTGCCGGTCTCGGGGGAAAAACCACTGGCATTCGGGCTGGCCATTGCCGCCGGGGCGCTGACCGGCGGATCACACAGCGTGATCGTGGCCCTGGCCCAGAGTCTCATCCCTGGCCGTAAAGGGCTGGCTTCCGGCCTGACTCTGGGGTTTCTGTTCGCCACCGGCGCAATAGGCAGCCTGTTGATCGGTGGACTCTCCGATCAGATCGGGTTGGCGTCCGCCTTCCAGGTTGTTGCTCTGGTGGTGATCGCCGCCGGGCTGGCGGCGCTATGGCTGCCCGCTGGAACCCAGCGCCGCGCGGCAGAGCCCCGGCAACCAGAACCGGCCTCCACTCAGACCCGCTGA
- a CDS encoding P1 family peptidase — protein MTNTTLTAIEGFRVGHAHNLDGPTGCTVVLCPPNTVGGVDQRGGAPGTRETDLLRPLHLVQHVNAVLLAGGSAYGLDAAGGVMRYLEERQTGFQVGVGVVPIVPAAILFDLDVGDPAIRPDAEMGYAACLAASTAPVEEGCVGAGAGARVGKLFGFGFSCKSGLGTALIALDGGIQVAALMAVNAVGDVVDETGRILAGTRQPPEGQTFAGALNILRGMVTLPPYPAGAGSHTVIGVVATNAVLTKEETNKVAQMAHDGLARAVRPSHTMLDGDTIFALASGTGGPANVSVIGAFAAEAVAEAIRRAVLTATPLAGLPAGREFSG, from the coding sequence GTGACCAACACCACCCTGACCGCCATCGAGGGCTTCCGCGTGGGCCACGCGCATAATCTGGACGGCCCAACCGGCTGCACGGTTGTCCTGTGCCCGCCGAACACCGTCGGCGGCGTCGACCAGCGTGGCGGCGCACCCGGCACGCGGGAGACCGACCTGCTCCGCCCGTTGCATCTCGTCCAGCATGTCAACGCCGTCCTTCTGGCTGGCGGCAGCGCCTACGGGCTGGATGCCGCGGGCGGCGTTATGCGTTACCTGGAGGAGCGCCAGACCGGCTTCCAAGTCGGTGTCGGCGTGGTGCCGATCGTCCCTGCCGCGATTCTCTTCGACCTGGATGTAGGCGATCCGGCCATCCGTCCGGACGCAGAGATGGGCTATGCGGCCTGTCTGGCCGCTTCCACTGCCCCGGTCGAGGAAGGTTGCGTCGGTGCGGGGGCAGGCGCACGGGTTGGCAAGCTGTTCGGCTTCGGCTTCTCCTGCAAATCCGGTCTCGGCACGGCGCTGATCGCGCTGGATGGCGGGATTCAGGTCGCCGCACTGATGGCGGTAAATGCGGTCGGGGATGTCGTCGACGAAACGGGGCGCATCCTGGCCGGGACACGCCAGCCGCCAGAAGGCCAGACCTTCGCCGGGGCGCTCAACATCCTGCGGGGCATGGTCACCCTTCCGCCCTATCCTGCCGGGGCGGGGAGCCACACAGTCATCGGCGTTGTCGCCACCAATGCCGTCCTGACCAAAGAGGAAACCAACAAAGTCGCCCAGATGGCCCATGACGGCCTGGCCCGTGCCGTCCGCCCCAGCCACACCATGCTCGACGGCGACACCATTTTTGCCCTGGCCAGCGGGACAGGCGGCCCGGCCAACGTCAGCGTGATCGGTGCGTTTGCCGCTGAGGCCGTTGCGGAGGCGATCCGCCGCGCCGTGCTCACCGCCACGCCGCTGGCAGGTCTACCAGCCGGGCGCGAGTTCAGCGGCTAG
- the coaBC gene encoding bifunctional phosphopantothenoylcysteine decarboxylase/phosphopantothenate--cysteine ligase CoaBC: MTVLENKHILLGVTGSIAVYKAVDLASKLTQAGAHVTVIMTKAAQRFVSPLTFESVTGHPAYTDLWRSGSGELPTHITHIGLGEDTDLLVIAPATANTLAKLATGLADDLLSITVLAARCPVIIAPAMDGAMYEHPATQSNLATLRGRDIILVDPEEGRFASGMVGRGRLPETPTLMGHIRRVLGRQGSLRGRRVIVTAGGTQEALDPVRYLTNRSTGKQGYALAQAALDAGADVTLISATGTLPTPIGATLVPVTSAQEMLAAVEANLSGADVLIMAAAVADFRPAIIAERKIKKGADENQKLTIELVRNPDILLTVKRLRQETGWPRVTIGFAAESEDLEENARAKLEAKGLDLIVANDITAADAGFAADTNRVILLDRRGRRQALELASKMRISEAIISRAAALLGREA; the protein is encoded by the coding sequence ATCACCGTTCTGGAAAACAAGCATATCCTGCTGGGAGTCACCGGCAGTATTGCCGTCTACAAGGCTGTCGACCTGGCCAGCAAGTTGACCCAGGCAGGCGCCCATGTGACCGTGATCATGACGAAAGCCGCCCAGCGCTTCGTCAGCCCGCTCACTTTTGAATCGGTCACCGGACACCCGGCCTATACGGATTTGTGGCGCTCCGGCAGCGGCGAATTGCCCACCCACATCACCCACATCGGCCTGGGCGAAGATACCGACCTGCTCGTTATTGCCCCGGCAACCGCCAATACGCTGGCCAAGCTGGCCACTGGCCTGGCTGATGATCTGCTGTCCATCACCGTGCTGGCCGCCCGGTGCCCGGTCATCATCGCCCCGGCAATGGATGGCGCCATGTACGAGCATCCCGCTACCCAGAGCAACCTGGCGACCCTGCGCGGGCGGGACATCATCCTGGTGGATCCGGAAGAAGGACGTTTCGCCTCCGGGATGGTTGGCCGCGGGCGGCTGCCGGAAACTCCAACCCTGATGGGCCACATCCGGCGTGTGCTTGGCCGCCAGGGCAGCCTGCGCGGTCGGCGAGTCATCGTCACTGCCGGAGGGACACAGGAAGCGCTCGACCCGGTGCGTTACCTGACCAACCGCTCAACAGGTAAGCAGGGCTACGCCCTGGCCCAGGCTGCCCTGGACGCCGGCGCGGACGTGACCCTGATCAGCGCGACGGGTACCCTGCCCACCCCCATCGGCGCGACGCTGGTGCCGGTCACCTCTGCCCAGGAGATGCTGGCTGCTGTGGAAGCCAATCTATCCGGCGCAGATGTGTTGATCATGGCCGCCGCTGTTGCCGACTTCCGGCCCGCAATCATCGCCGAGCGCAAGATCAAAAAGGGCGCCGACGAAAACCAGAAGCTAACCATCGAACTGGTGCGCAACCCAGACATCCTGCTAACGGTGAAACGCCTCCGCCAGGAAACCGGCTGGCCGCGCGTGACCATCGGTTTTGCCGCAGAAAGCGAAGATCTGGAGGAAAACGCCCGTGCCAAGCTGGAAGCCAAAGGGCTGGACCTGATCGTGGCCAATGACATCACCGCCGCTGATGCCGGATTTGCAGCCGATACCAACCGCGTGATCCTGCTGGATCGGCGGGGCCGCCGCCAGGCGCTGGAACTGGCCAGCAAGATGCGCATCAGCGAAGCCATCATCAGCCGGGCGGCGGCGCTCCTGGGTCGGGAAGCGTAA
- the aspS gene encoding aspartate--tRNA ligase, which produces MSIRREYRDCCGEKVVYVLAQEGIDLSRSTVYRILKRHLVLRKHHRQPEGAPVQRATGPRQVVQVDTVNLGEVYAYTAIDTFTREAAIVMRPSLQAADGRVALEQLMAVFGRVSLLQTDGGSEFKAECAEGMHRWADQHRIARAYKKNEQAFIEAFNGTLRREEFGALKFRGDEWSWPSSTPMLFSTTITTGARISHSTCSRPLVSLSRICLERMRRLEHACRLCYPHQHCACHHVRVVLRNQTMLKTHTCGELRAEHAGQTVTLAGWVNRRRDQGGLIFIDLRDRWGITQVTIDQATAPEAHAIADQVRSEYVIQVTGTVRLRPAGMENPAMDTGEIEVEASAMVILNPAKTTPFLIYSDDKLDEALRLKYRYLDLRRQRMQRNIILRHRVVKYIRDFLDRKGFVEIETPILFKTTPEGARDYLVPSRVHPGQFYALPQSPQQLKQLLMVAGYERYFQIARCFRDEDQRGDRQPEFTQLDLEMSFVEREDIMALIEEMMTGIVEQVSDRQLVTKPFPRIKHHDALEKYGSDKPDLRYNLEWVDISALAAASSFGVFQESVRAGNKVKAMRVPGGAAGQSNTQLKKLHQELEALARDKGAKGLAWLAPAEDPGGEPRGSIARFFSPEQAAALFAQLEAAPGDLILFVTDTPAIIYAVQDAIRRDVAERMGLADPRQIAFGWIIDFPLFEWNAEENRWDPSHHLFTAPMPEDLPLLDTDPGRARGQQYDLCCNGYEVAGGSIRIHRREVQEKIFGLIGLDLTVARERFGHMLEAFEYGTPPHGGIAPGIDRLVMLLAGEANIREVMAFPKSQQAADLMAGAPSPVEPKQLEELHICLLNNA; this is translated from the coding sequence TTGAGTATCCGGCGGGAGTATCGCGACTGCTGCGGGGAGAAGGTCGTGTACGTGCTGGCGCAGGAAGGCATTGACCTCAGCCGCAGCACGGTCTATCGCATTCTCAAGCGCCATCTGGTCTTACGCAAGCATCACCGCCAGCCCGAGGGTGCGCCGGTGCAGCGTGCCACCGGACCGCGCCAGGTGGTGCAGGTCGATACCGTCAACCTGGGGGAGGTGTACGCCTACACGGCGATTGACACCTTCACCCGCGAAGCGGCGATTGTCATGCGCCCCTCCTTACAGGCCGCCGATGGCCGGGTTGCCCTGGAGCAGTTGATGGCGGTATTCGGGCGCGTGTCCCTCCTGCAAACCGATGGCGGGTCAGAATTCAAAGCCGAGTGCGCTGAGGGCATGCATCGCTGGGCGGATCAGCATCGTATCGCGCGGGCTTACAAGAAGAACGAACAGGCTTTCATTGAAGCCTTCAACGGCACGCTGCGCCGTGAGGAGTTTGGCGCTCTCAAGTTCCGGGGCGATGAATGGAGCTGGCCCAGCAGTACGCCGATGCTTTTCTCGACTACTATCACCACCGGCGCCCGCATCTCTCACTCGACATGCTCACGCCCGCTCGTTTCGCTGAGTCGCATTTGCCTTGAGAGAATGCGGAGGCTTGAGCACGCCTGTCGTTTGTGTTATCCTCACCAGCATTGTGCCTGTCATCACGTTCGAGTTGTACTCCGGAATCAGACTATGCTCAAGACACACACGTGCGGCGAGCTTCGCGCTGAACATGCTGGCCAGACGGTCACCCTGGCCGGCTGGGTCAACCGCCGCCGCGACCAGGGCGGGCTGATCTTCATTGACCTGCGTGACCGCTGGGGGATCACCCAGGTGACGATTGACCAGGCTACAGCGCCGGAGGCCCACGCGATCGCCGATCAGGTTCGCAGCGAGTATGTCATCCAGGTCACCGGCACGGTCCGCCTCCGCCCGGCAGGGATGGAAAACCCCGCCATGGACACCGGCGAGATCGAGGTTGAGGCCAGCGCCATGGTCATCCTCAACCCGGCCAAAACCACACCTTTCCTGATCTACAGCGATGACAAGCTGGATGAAGCGCTGCGGCTCAAATATCGTTATCTCGATCTGCGGCGCCAGCGGATGCAGCGCAACATCATCCTGCGCCACCGCGTGGTCAAGTACATCCGCGACTTCCTGGATCGCAAGGGATTTGTCGAGATCGAAACGCCGATCCTGTTCAAAACCACACCGGAAGGCGCACGCGACTACCTGGTGCCCAGCCGTGTGCATCCCGGCCAGTTTTACGCCCTGCCCCAGAGCCCCCAGCAGCTCAAGCAGTTGTTGATGGTAGCCGGCTATGAGCGCTACTTCCAGATCGCCCGTTGCTTCCGCGACGAAGATCAGCGTGGCGACCGTCAGCCGGAGTTCACCCAGCTTGACCTGGAAATGAGCTTCGTAGAACGCGAAGACATCATGGCTCTGATCGAGGAGATGATGACCGGTATCGTGGAACAGGTCTCCGATCGCCAGCTGGTCACCAAGCCCTTCCCACGCATCAAGCACCACGACGCGCTGGAGAAGTACGGCTCCGACAAACCCGACCTGCGCTATAACCTCGAATGGGTTGACATTAGCGCCCTGGCCGCTGCCAGCAGCTTTGGCGTATTTCAGGAGAGTGTGCGGGCCGGGAACAAGGTTAAGGCGATGCGCGTACCGGGCGGTGCGGCTGGCCAGAGCAACACCCAGCTCAAGAAGCTGCACCAGGAACTGGAAGCGCTGGCCCGCGACAAAGGGGCCAAAGGTCTGGCCTGGCTGGCCCCGGCTGAAGACCCCGGCGGCGAGCCGCGTGGGTCAATCGCCCGCTTCTTCAGCCCTGAGCAGGCAGCGGCCCTGTTCGCGCAACTTGAAGCCGCGCCGGGCGACCTGATCCTGTTCGTGACGGATACCCCGGCCATTATCTACGCGGTGCAGGACGCAATCCGGCGCGATGTAGCGGAACGGATGGGCCTGGCCGACCCGCGCCAGATCGCTTTTGGCTGGATCATCGACTTCCCGCTCTTTGAGTGGAACGCCGAAGAAAACCGCTGGGACCCCTCCCACCATCTATTCACAGCACCGATGCCTGAAGACCTGCCCCTACTGGATACCGATCCTGGCCGGGCGCGCGGCCAGCAGTACGATCTGTGCTGCAACGGCTACGAAGTCGCCGGGGGGAGCATCCGTATTCACCGCCGCGAGGTCCAGGAAAAGATCTTCGGGCTGATCGGCCTTGACCTGACTGTGGCCCGTGAGCGCTTCGGCCACATGCTGGAAGCCTTCGAGTATGGCACGCCGCCACATGGCGGCATCGCTCCTGGCATCGATCGACTGGTCATGCTGCTGGCTGGCGAGGCCAACATCCGTGAGGTGATGGCTTTCCCCAAGAGCCAGCAGGCCGCTGACCTGATGGCGGGTGCGCCCTCCCCTGTTGAGCCAAAGCAACTGGAGGAACTGCACATCTGCCTGCTCAACAACGCCTGA
- a CDS encoding helix-turn-helix domain-containing protein translates to MDTITQIQVAWELKKAGHRADEIAEQLGKHRATIYRWLKGIRMRGIRGYVAYFKQAKKGRRVARRRAMWCSGY, encoded by the coding sequence ATGGACACTATAACACAGATTCAGGTGGCATGGGAATTGAAGAAAGCCGGGCATAGGGCGGATGAGATTGCTGAGCAGCTGGGGAAGCATCGGGCGACGATCTATCGCTGGCTCAAAGGCATTCGGATGCGGGGCATTCGGGGCTATGTGGCCTATTTCAAGCAGGCGAAGAAAGGACGCCGAGTCGCAAGACGCCGGGCTATGTGGTGCAGCGGGTATTGA
- the nusG gene encoding transcription termination/antitermination protein NusG — protein sequence MTDNDGIDFDPEPIYLDEPEEDSGADEAAVEPEEQHAGPDSGVPQDAEAATDERQWYVVHCYSGYENKVRHSIEQRIESMGMQDRIFDVVVPTEEEIEVRDGKRRTVERRVFPGYILVQMIMDEDSWYMVRNTPGVTGFVGMGNEPTPLRPEEVAQIMRRMESEAPKVKIAFKVGQRVRIIDGPFNDFVGTVGDVDMERHKVRVMVNFFGRETPVELDFLQVEKA from the coding sequence ATGACTGACAACGACGGAATCGACTTCGATCCAGAACCCATCTATCTTGACGAGCCCGAAGAGGACAGCGGGGCTGACGAAGCTGCCGTCGAGCCAGAGGAACAACATGCCGGTCCCGACTCCGGTGTCCCTCAGGATGCCGAGGCGGCGACTGACGAGCGTCAATGGTACGTGGTGCACTGCTACAGCGGCTACGAGAATAAGGTTCGCCACTCCATTGAGCAGCGCATCGAAAGCATGGGTATGCAGGATCGCATCTTTGATGTGGTCGTGCCCACCGAAGAGGAAATCGAGGTCCGGGATGGCAAGCGCCGTACCGTCGAGCGCCGGGTCTTCCCCGGCTACATCCTGGTCCAGATGATCATGGACGAAGATTCATGGTACATGGTGCGTAACACGCCCGGCGTGACCGGCTTTGTTGGCATGGGCAACGAACCCACCCCGCTTCGTCCGGAAGAAGTCGCCCAGATCATGCGGCGCATGGAATCGGAAGCGCCCAAGGTTAAGATCGCCTTCAAGGTCGGTCAGCGTGTGCGGATCATCGACGGCCCCTTCAACGATTTCGTCGGGACAGTCGGTGACGTGGATATGGAACGGCATAAAGTCCGGGTCATGGTGAACTTCTTCGGTCGCGAGACCCCCGTTGAACTGGACTTTCTGCAGGTAGAAAAGGCATAA
- a CDS encoding type III pantothenate kinase encodes MLLAIDIGNTNIVFGVHDGERWVHHWRVQTVRERMPDEYAVLFQGFLQGAGLHFGMFDRAVLSSVVPQLTQGIAGMVAAQIHHQPLIVRPPGTRTGLEIRTEHPERVGSDLVADAVAAYDYFQTDCIVVDFGTATTFTAVARPGVFLGVAIAAGLQATADALVSRAAQLQHVELVPPPSIIGRNTVQAMQAGLVLGYVSMVEGIIDRMRAELPGARVIATGGLSGLIGPLTDRFDAIEPWLTLDGLRLIAERNG; translated from the coding sequence ATGTTGCTGGCGATTGATATTGGCAACACCAACATCGTTTTCGGCGTGCATGATGGCGAACGCTGGGTTCACCACTGGCGGGTGCAAACGGTGCGCGAACGCATGCCGGATGAGTACGCCGTCCTGTTCCAGGGCTTTCTGCAGGGGGCCGGGTTGCACTTCGGGATGTTCGACCGGGCCGTGCTGAGCAGCGTGGTCCCCCAGCTCACCCAGGGCATTGCGGGCATGGTGGCGGCGCAGATACACCATCAGCCGCTGATCGTCCGCCCCCCTGGCACACGCACCGGCCTGGAGATTCGCACGGAACACCCGGAGCGAGTCGGCAGCGACCTGGTAGCCGATGCCGTGGCCGCCTACGACTACTTCCAGACGGATTGCATCGTGGTCGATTTTGGCACGGCCACGACGTTCACAGCGGTTGCCCGGCCAGGGGTATTCCTCGGCGTGGCTATCGCTGCCGGTCTGCAGGCCACCGCTGACGCTCTGGTCAGCCGCGCTGCCCAGTTGCAGCATGTCGAGCTGGTGCCGCCGCCGTCGATCATCGGGCGCAACACCGTGCAGGCCATGCAGGCCGGCCTGGTGCTGGGCTATGTCAGCATGGTCGAAGGCATCATTGACCGGATGCGGGCCGAACTGCCGGGCGCGAGAGTCATTGCCACGGGCGGGCTGTCCGGCCTGATCGGGCCGCTGACCGACCGCTTCGACGCCATTGAGCCGTGGCTGACGCTGGATGGGCTACGCCTGATCGCAGAACGCAACGGCTGA
- a CDS encoding methylated-DNA--[protein]-cysteine S-methyltransferase has protein sequence MIMTPLGPFCAAQTALGVWRSELGGSVELFLAGLKAAEVQRDRRALAPVLAWVAAYFAGERETFPLGLDLSGGTAFQQAVWQAVLAIPAGQVRTYSELARQLGRPGTARAVGAANARNPLPLIVPCHRLVGRDGSLRGYGSGNGLPTKRWLLAFEGAL, from the coding sequence ATGATCATGACGCCGCTTGGGCCGTTTTGTGCGGCGCAGACGGCGCTGGGAGTCTGGCGATCTGAACTGGGGGGATCGGTTGAGCTGTTCCTGGCCGGGCTGAAGGCGGCGGAGGTTCAGCGCGATCGCCGGGCGCTGGCTCCTGTGCTGGCCTGGGTGGCGGCATACTTTGCCGGCGAGCGAGAGACCTTCCCCCTGGGGCTGGACCTCAGCGGCGGGACAGCATTCCAGCAGGCAGTCTGGCAGGCCGTGCTGGCCATTCCCGCCGGGCAGGTACGTACCTATAGCGAGCTTGCCCGGCAACTTGGCCGTCCGGGTACGGCGCGGGCGGTTGGCGCGGCCAACGCCCGCAATCCGTTGCCTCTGATTGTGCCGTGTCACCGGCTGGTGGGGCGGGATGGTAGCCTGCGCGGGTATGGCAGTGGGAATGGCCTGCCCACCAAGCGCTGGTTGCTGGCCTTTGAGGGCGCGCTGTGA
- the tuf gene encoding elongation factor Tu (EF-Tu; promotes GTP-dependent binding of aminoacyl-tRNA to the A-site of ribosomes during protein biosynthesis; when the tRNA anticodon matches the mRNA codon, GTP hydrolysis results; the inactive EF-Tu-GDP leaves the ribosome and release of GDP is promoted by elongation factor Ts; many prokaryotes have two copies of the gene encoding EF-Tu) → FYIRTMDVTGTITLPEGVEMVMPGDNIELQVELITPVALERGSKFAIREGGLTVGAGIITEILE, encoded by the coding sequence AGTTCTACATCCGCACCATGGACGTCACCGGCACCATCACCCTGCCTGAAGGCGTCGAGATGGTCATGCCCGGCGATAACATCGAGCTGCAGGTCGAACTGATCACCCCCGTCGCCCTCGAACGCGGCTCCAAGTTCGCCATCCGCGAAGGCGGCCTCACCGTCGGCGCCGGTATCATCACCGAGATCCTGGAGTAG